TGACAGTATAGCTGGTCGCGTCTGATCGCTAAATAGATCTTGGCGCATTCCGGACAGCGTCGAATGTAGTCTCCCGACTGGGCCAGGAGGTGTACAAAGCGGTACTCAAACTCCTTGGCCTTGCGTTTCGCGCTCACGAAGATTGTTCCGGCCTCGTCAGAGCCCTCGCCTGGCGATACCACGACCAGTGTCATCTGCGGAAAGTTGAAGGCGGTGTATCCTTCATGCCAGTAGAGTTCTAATTGTTCCAGGACTGTGGCCTGAATGTCCTGGGCTTCTTTGCGACTGGGAATCGTCTGATAGTTCTTCGCGTTGGGTACCCCTTCCACGCTCCAGCCGCTTTCGGGGGCCACCATGCCACCGTATCGGTCCCCCGTCTCGTCGACAAAGGCCGCCACTTCAAACGCCACCAACGTCCATTCGGTTGGTGTCAGGGCCTCTAGTTCCATCTGCAGGAACTTAAGCACCCATCCGACGGCGCCATCCGGCATCGAGCGGATACGTTCAATCGCTTTCTGGTACTCCTGTTGGAAGTCCTGCTCGGCTTTCCCCTGTGCGCTCATGCCTTCCGCTCCTTTTTCATGCCGAACCCTCTCAATTTTCCTGATCCCAACACCACTGAAAAAAGTGTCGTCCTGAAGAGCCGTCTCCACCTGAATTTGTTTGGCAAGTGTACCTCCTCACTGCTAATGGCTGTCAAGAGTCGTCACGCTTAAAAATAAATAAGCGTGACTCTTCACAGCCATTCTTTCAAGGAAGTGTCCGATGGTCAGTACAAAATTGATCACTATTCGAGAAGCGGCCAATCGCTTAGGGCTGAAGGAAAGCACGATCAGGAAATACATCCTGAAGCGGCAGATTGCCTATGTGAAGCCGTCGGTGCGCGCCGTACGGATTCCCATTGAAGAACTGGAACGGATTCTGGCTGCCGGCCTGAGGCCGGTCATTCCTCAAGCGGAAGGTGCCCGATGAGCC
The window above is part of the Fimbriimonadaceae bacterium genome. Proteins encoded here:
- a CDS encoding helix-turn-helix domain-containing protein, translating into MVSTKLITIREAANRLGLKESTIRKYILKRQIAYVKPSVRAVRIPIEELERILAAGLRPVIPQAEGAR